In Ooceraea biroi isolate clonal line C1 chromosome 6, Obir_v5.4, whole genome shotgun sequence, the genomic stretch GAGCATATGACAAAAATAAGAATGAACAAAGAAATGCCACTGAGTGTAGAATGGATACCACAAAACACATACACCCATAATTCTTTAGATCATTTGCTACCGGGAGACCGAAATCAGAACAATTTTGTATTCATAAAGCAGGAAACAGATTTCTTTGAGAACGCATTAAATTCACAACTTGTACCAAAGACAGTCATGTGTTTACAAGTGCCATCTAAAGAAAAAGACAAGGAAATTAAGCAACAGAACAGTTGCTCAGATATGCCAGTAACagtaagtattaaaaattatttaaaaacgtatttaaaattatgtttctaCATTGATCTACATTGATTTCAGCCATGTCAAGCAGATTCTTCAAGTCAATCGCCCAAAAAATTGACTGATGTGTCCAAGAGATCGTACAGCAGAGCCTGCATTGATGTGATAGAGATGTTAGTGGAATCGGTATCCGACTACAAGTATCTTTTCATTTACGAAGATCAACTCTCCAAGTTTACTGTGCTAAAAGCTCTCCGTAGCAATACAGCCAAAGAAGTCGCAGCAAAACTGTTAGATGTATTGGCGATTATAGGAGCACCGCAAGTGCTCCAGAGCAGGAATGGACGTATGTTTGCTGAGCAAGTTGTGCGTGAGCTACGTTCGCTGTGGAATGATTTCTTGATATTTCACGGAGATGCATCCAAGTGTGAAGTTAGCTGCAGAGATTTTAAGAGCTCGCTTGAATCCTGGATGAGAAAAAATCCGACTAAGAGTTGGCACGAGGGACTGAACTCTCTGCAAATTCTTCACAACTCGACTTACCGTTGCCAGAACGGCAAATTTCCGTGCGACGTATTATTCAGACGAGATGTGCGCGAGAGCTTTCAGAGTGCGGAGAAAGACGCGGCGGGTCTATGGACGGAGGAAGAGTGGCTCGAATATTTATCAAGTAAAAAAGATACGGTAACGGCGAATAACATGCAGAGCACGTCGGATAATGTTAAAGTAATAATGTTGCTctcaatttatattatcagCAGGGTTGGGTAGTAACTagttaaatagttaaaaagttattaacttaatttagttaattttgaacatgttaacttttaatttaaactaGTTATTTCTAAATGCATTaacattaacttttttttataaaagttaaaataattcatcgaTATTAAAGTCGTGTGAAAATTTTTTGGTCGCAATGCGTCAAAAAAATCtatgttaattaacttttaactttgataagttaatttaagtttttaactttaatcgagttaatttttgtttaaacttAGTTAATTTCTGAGTCATTACCTTTAAACTTAACTTGAAGTTACCCAACCCTGATTATCAGTAgtgacattattaaatatctgaTCGATTACCCCTTGTTGAATGTTTCAGTATTCCGAGGAAAACAAACGTGCACAAGACAATACACAAAGCCAGAACGCATCATCTAGGGAGGACAATATAAATGGCTTTAGTTTCGTCAATGTACAGAACGAAATTCTCACGAGCAATACGCGCGCAATTGATTCATCGTGTACAGACAACGTGGACAGAAAGGAATTTCAATCGAAAATTGCCGAGGATGCTCAATCTCTAAAGTGCAAGTACTGCCAGAAGCGATACATCAAACTGGGACACTTGAAGAACCACATGAGAGTCCACAAGGCAGAACGGGTTCTGCGATGTAAATTGTGCAATAAAACGTTCAGCGTTGTTAGATTGTACGCGAAGCACATGAAGCAGTCGCACGGGCAGGATAAATTGCCCGACAAGGAGGAGAAAACGTCGATCAATACCAGAAATACCAGGAGCGACACCGATTCGATGACAACAGTACCTAAGTCTGAGAAGGAGAAGTCCGAGAAGGAAGCGACGCATCGAGTATCCGACATTGAGACCGCGAACGAAGATCGCAACGCGTCATTAGATGTAAAGGATTCGTGTAGCAAGGCCAGCAAAACCTCGAGTCAGACCGGCAGGCGGAAGTCGTCCGCGGAGAGTCACGTTCCGAAGATGCAGTCCGCGTTGCAGTGCATGTATTGCAAGCAGAAGTTCAGTTTCCCCAGCGTGCTGGAGAGGCACATGCGTTCTCACACGAACGAGCGGCCGTACGTGTGCGAGGTGTGCAACAAAAGCTTCAAACAGCTGGGCCATCTCAGCCAGCACTCGCTCACGCATCACGATTACCGCTCGTTCCAGTGCACGGTGTGCGCCGTGAAGTTCGATTCGCTGGACTCGCTGAAGCAGCACACCTCGCACTCGCATAGGGGTGATGCCGCGACcacgacggcggcgacgacggcgaagaTCCGCGACGTTTACCGCCTGTTCGAGTGCGACAATTGCAAGAAGGTGTTCACGACGAAGAGCGTGCTGGAGCGCCACATATTCACGCACACGCAGGAGCGTCAATTCGACTGTAAGGTGTGCGGCAAGCGTTTCAAGCAGGCCGGCCACGTGAAGTCGCACATGCTGGTACACACGGGCGAGCGTCGCTTCCAGTGCACCGTGTGCTCGAAGCGCTTCAGCCTCTCGAACTCGCTGAAAAAGCACATGTACGTGCACAACGGCGAGAAGCCGTACCAGTGCGACGTGTGCGGCGCACGTTTCCTGGAGAAGCGTAATCTCAATGGCCACCTGCTGACGCACACCAACGAGCGCCCGTACTGCTGCAAGATCTGCGGTAAGCGGTACACCCTGGCGGACACCCTGCGCCGTCACGTGAGCGCCGCGCATGAGGACGGACGCACCTACCAGTGCGAGATTTGTGCTAAAATGTTCAAACAGCTGGCACATTTATCGGTGCACAAGAAGGTGCACAACGACGAGCGACCGTTCCAGTGTCACTTGTGCGAGAAGAACTTCAAGCACAAGAATGTCCTGAAATCGCACCTGGCAATTCACGCAAATGTGCGACCGTTCGAGTGCGACGTGTGCAAGGCCACGTTCGTCAGGAAAACGAATTTGCAGACGCACATCTCGTCCGCACACATGAACGAGCGCCCGTACGTCTGCACCATTTGCGGTAAGCGATTTAAGCAGATCAGCCATCTGAACGGCCACGTGGTCGTGCACAGTAATCTCATGCCCTATAAGTGCGATTATTGCGATCGCCGGTGCAACCGTCTGGATAACCTGAAGAAACATATGCGCCTCCATACGAAGAACAAAGAGTGAGAAAAACATGGATTAATGACTTTTCTGATTAAGAACTTTTCAATTAagaaaattgctgaaaagttataattttttgattaaCACGAATTGAGATTTTCGTATCAAACCTTCGTTTACACAGAATTGAATTCATATCTTTTAGATGAGTGCTGTTTATACATAAGTGTTAATATCGAATATGAGATTTGAGGTAATTATTTAAGTTTCATCGAATTATTGGCTGCATCGAAATTTTTGAGAGAATATACAGAatcttataattgtttattaaattattcaagtaGTAAAAGAATTTTGATGCGCATGGAGAGCActgtacataataatattctttttttatccgaCGTTATTGCTTCCACGTTGCTTCACAGATCATGAAAGGTCGCTTGtatatataacttatattttaacatcattaattacgtttaataattagtaattactgtcgtaattttctatatacacatggtatatattttaattatagtaaCGTTCCCCGAAcatcttttttatatgtattgtatatattatgcgAGAGATATgtgtaaaattgtataatatatttaagtatAATTAAGTACTATACATGTGAAATCGTATAATACTTCTGtactaaattttaatattaactgATATTATggcgatattaaaaatatctattttactTTCATCGGTTGGtgatatacattatataagctatgatttttatatttatatacactataaaatatattgaaatacacAAGACGTATGtggaaatatatattccatataaaagaatttttacgaTGTATAAGAAAATTGTCTTTCATatagtacatatttaaaactGACAATTATCCAATAGTAAATGATTAGACAATACAACaggttattttttaaaaataatttgtaagaaACTCTTAGTGTTCTATCATCCTGTATTTGCAAAGAGAGAAACTTTTAAATcagaaacaatattttatcacaattattcattgtgcaattaattattttaatcaaagtttTTAATGAATTTCTATACAACATTGTTATgacattttgtatataatatatataaagttataatcggaaaaattaattccaaaattgaagaattaaaaacttttattgtaCACTTCAGTTCTATTCATTCTTCACTATCAATTTTAAGCatgaatttgaatatttacatttaataggtatgttgtttttttttaatttaaatttctaagtaaatttatcacaaaattgaaaagttgAATCTGACTTATTATTAGTTCACAAAATTTGTATCTGAAGCATTAAACTTACATTcacattaaatttacatttaataggtatattgttttttaattcataatttgtATCTGAATTGAACTTTTgaacattaaattatgtagtatcaaattattgaataaaaagtatagtgtataatatacattatataacgAATATGAATTACATCCCTTATCTTTATTGTCTTCCGATCACGTAATCAACATTGTTTGAATTCTACTTCTCTTGGCCATTATCAGGTAAAAATATCGAAGTGCATATGCGCAGTTATCAGCACGCGAGAAAT encodes the following:
- the LOC105280854 gene encoding zinc finger protein 493 produces the protein MTKIRMNKEMPLSVEWIPQNTYTHNSLDHLLPGDRNQNNFVFIKQETDFFENALNSQLVPKTVMCLQVPSKEKDKEIKQQNSCSDMPVTPCQADSSSQSPKKLTDVSKRSYSRACIDVIEMLVESVSDYKYLFIYEDQLSKFTVLKALRSNTAKEVAAKLLDVLAIIGAPQVLQSRNGRMFAEQVVRELRSLWNDFLIFHGDASKCEVSCRDFKSSLESWMRKNPTKSWHEGLNSLQILHNSTYRCQNGKFPCDVLFRRDVRESFQSAEKDAAGLWTEEEWLEYLSSKKDTVTANNMQSTSDNVKYSEENKRAQDNTQSQNASSREDNINGFSFVNVQNEILTSNTRAIDSSCTDNVDRKEFQSKIAEDAQSLKCKYCQKRYIKLGHLKNHMRVHKAERVLRCKLCNKTFSVVRLYAKHMKQSHGQDKLPDKEEKTSINTRNTRSDTDSMTTVPKSEKEKSEKEATHRVSDIETANEDRNASLDVKDSCSKASKTSSQTGRRKSSAESHVPKMQSALQCMYCKQKFSFPSVLERHMRSHTNERPYVCEVCNKSFKQLGHLSQHSLTHHDYRSFQCTVCAVKFDSLDSLKQHTSHSHRGDAATTTAATTAKIRDVYRLFECDNCKKVFTTKSVLERHIFTHTQERQFDCKVCGKRFKQAGHVKSHMLVHTGERRFQCTVCSKRFSLSNSLKKHMYVHNGEKPYQCDVCGARFLEKRNLNGHLLTHTNERPYCCKICGKRYTLADTLRRHVSAAHEDGRTYQCEICAKMFKQLAHLSVHKKVHNDERPFQCHLCEKNFKHKNVLKSHLAIHANVRPFECDVCKATFVRKTNLQTHISSAHMNERPYVCTICGKRFKQISHLNGHVVVHSNLMPYKCDYCDRRCNRLDNLKKHMRLHTKNKE